Genomic window (Rhizobium acidisoli):
ACCGCGTCTTCTCTGAGACGCCCAAGCGCCTCTCTAACGACGGTTCGGGAAACGGCAAACCTAGCCGCCAGTTCCGACTCTGAGGGCAGCTTGCTATTCAACAAAAGATCGCCGCGGGCGATCAGCGTCACAATGCCATCGTACACCACGTCGCTGAGGCGTCCGGGTGTTCCGGATTCGGTCAGTTCAATATCGACACTCCTGTTACTGGCAATTTTTCCCGCCCCACTCTCAGAAAATATGGTTTCCTTCATGCACGTTTCATCCTTTTCCCAGCGTGCCACAGAACGATAGTTCCCTTATCGTAAGACACGCCACCATTACCATTGATAGCCGGGCGTCTGGGACTCGCTCCGACCCGTCATTGTACAGCGACTAAAACCCCTTGGACTGCCATCTTATCACAAACTAAATCACTCGTCTATTCCTGTTGACACTTGTCTGTAGCTGTCATAACTAATACGGGGAAGCAGAACAGTCTCACGAGTTTAGCCGCAGCTATGACCATTGTGGGGGTCCGTCTTGGCGAACAAAAGAGCCGGCGAAGTTAGTCGGGCAACAGCACCTAGGCACAGCCGTGTCCCTGCGTGGTTGGCCTCAGCGAAAGGCAAAATAAGGATGCCGAAGCTCTCACTTCGGTACCCTGATCCGTTGCGCATTATTTAGAAGGGCAGTCGCATGAAGATTACCGATATCAGAACCTACCTCATGCAAGTGGGGCCACGACCGGGCCTGCCAGGGCAGACCTCCGCCGGCGCCGCGGGCGAAGCAGATTTCCGCGGCTCGCGAAACTGGCTCTTTGTCAAGGTCGAGACAGACGAAGGTATTTACGGGATCGGGGAATGCTCCGGCTGGCCGAGGGTCGTCGAGGCTGCCGTGAAAGACTATCGTGCGATCCTCATCGGCGAGGATCCGCGCGATATCGACAGGCTTTGGAGCCGGATGTTTGTCTCCTCCATGGGGCACGGTACTCTTGGAACGGTCGGAGGGGGAGCGCTGACCGGTATTGAAATGGCGTTGTGGGATATCAAGGGCAAGGCTCTCAATCAGCCGATCTGGAACCTGCTCGGCGGCCGTTTCAGGGACCGGATCAAGGTTTACGGGCATGCCAAGACACCGGACCGGGCGCGCGAGCTGTTGGAAAGAGGCTATAAAAGCGTCAAGGTCGGATTCACCGGTGCCGTCGACCTCGACAAGGTTGCGAACATCCGCGACACGATCGGCCCTGATGTCGACTTGATGGTGGACGCGCATGGCCCTTCGTGGATGACAACAAAGGACGCGATATTGGTCGGTCGAGCGCTTGAGCCGCTGGACCTCCTTTTCCTCGAAGATCCGGTTGCTCCAGAAAACCTCGATGCGCTCGAACGGATCCGCGATGCCATTGACGTTCCTCTGGCCGCCGGGGAGCGCGTGAGCAACATCTGGGGGATCCGGCAATATATCGAGCGAGATCTCGTCGACGTGATCCAGCCCGACACCGGGCGCGCTGGGGGAATAACCCAGATGCGCAAAATGGCTGCCATGGCTGAAGCCCACTACATTACGGTTGCTCCCCACTCTGGCTCGCTTGGTCCCGTCGCCGAATTCGCAGCACTTCATGTCATGGCGACAATTCCAAATGCGCTGATGCTCGAGCGTGTCGAATTTGACTGGTCGGGTCGCTACGATGTCGTGACGCCGGTTCTGAAAGTTGAGGATGGTCATCTGCCGGTCCCCGACGCTCCAGGCCTTGGCGTTGAGCTGGTCGAGGAAGAAATCGAAAAATATCCCAGCAACCGCAACGTCGGAGACATGCCTGCCGATGATGGGCGGGCTTACGAGCCCGGCACGCTTACCGAATGCGTCTATTTCCAGACCCGACTGCGGCGCCGCGCGCGGCTTCGCTTGGCAAAAACCTCGCAATGACCACCCAGTCGCACGGACTCCGCTGAAAAAGTATGGCGCCACGTGGTCGAACGTGGCGCCTCACACGGCGACGAAATTGCCGGCGGCCGGAGAACCGTGTTCAACGGACCGCAGACCCTGCTTGGCCACGGCCAGCCACCTTCTCGATTGAAGCGTGTCGTCAGTCGACAATCGAGCGAGATCGCTGATCAGCGTTTTCGTTGCGCCTGGGGTTGCAGCACCACTTGATCTTCCGCGTCATCTCCAAGCCGGCCATAGCCGCACACCCCGACGCCGAGCCTTTGCCAGACAACCCGCAGATGAGATGACGCTCACTTTACAAATTGTCCTCACTGCAATGGCGGAATGTCGGCACAGCAAGCCAGACGTAACGCCCACATCATTGTAAATTAACGACAAAATCCAATGTCGCTGATTTTTAATGCCGTACCAACTTGTCACTACTTGCATTTTTTTGTTTATTCGATACATTCAAAGAAACATTTGTGGCCCACGCGACCTGCTGCGCGTCGCGGTGCCCGGCTCAATTTCGGAGGAAACATGGCGCAATCCCTCGCATCCGCAACGCATAACGGACAAACAGCTATCAATGCCGTTCTGGCAACTGTTCCCTATCAGCCTGATGAGCTTGCCCTGCTTCGGGCGCAAGTGGCGCCCGCGCAATTCATTCATTGCTCTTCAACGGACGAGAAGGGCATCGCAGACGCGCTGAAATTTGTGGATGTAGCGATTATATCGGGAGACCTTGACGACCGATATCTTGCGGCGCCGGCCTTGAAATGGGTGCATTGCGACCATTCCGGGTTGACGCGATCGGCTCGGCCGGAAGTGTTT
Coding sequences:
- a CDS encoding mandelate racemase/muconate lactonizing enzyme family protein, with the protein product MKITDIRTYLMQVGPRPGLPGQTSAGAAGEADFRGSRNWLFVKVETDEGIYGIGECSGWPRVVEAAVKDYRAILIGEDPRDIDRLWSRMFVSSMGHGTLGTVGGGALTGIEMALWDIKGKALNQPIWNLLGGRFRDRIKVYGHAKTPDRARELLERGYKSVKVGFTGAVDLDKVANIRDTIGPDVDLMVDAHGPSWMTTKDAILVGRALEPLDLLFLEDPVAPENLDALERIRDAIDVPLAAGERVSNIWGIRQYIERDLVDVIQPDTGRAGGITQMRKMAAMAEAHYITVAPHSGSLGPVAEFAALHVMATIPNALMLERVEFDWSGRYDVVTPVLKVEDGHLPVPDAPGLGVELVEEEIEKYPSNRNVGDMPADDGRAYEPGTLTECVYFQTRLRRRARLRLAKTSQ